A DNA window from Brachionichthys hirsutus isolate HB-005 chromosome 10, CSIRO-AGI_Bhir_v1, whole genome shotgun sequence contains the following coding sequences:
- the LOC137900718 gene encoding heart- and neural crest derivatives-expressed protein 1-like, with translation MNLIGGYQHHHHLMHEPFPFVQRCHQDAPYFQSWVVNHGEVPPDFQIQAPYPAAELAAPGAAHDARLEGLQAGVGKRRASGPKKERRRTESINTAFAELRECIPNVPADTKLSKIKTLRLATSYIAYLMEVLAKDSGETEAFKAEIKKFDNRDMKRKREPSDGPPEASGTEKKAKGRTGWPQQVWALELNQ, from the exons ATGAACCTGATCGGGGGCTaccagcaccaccaccacctcatGCACGAGCCCTTCCCGTTCGTGCAGCGGTGCCACCAGGACGCGCCCTACTTCCAGAGCTGGGTGGTGAACCACGGCGAGGTGCCGCCGGACTTCCAGATCCAGGCGCCTTACCCGGCCGCGGAGCTCGCGGCGCCGGGGGCGGCGCACGACGCCCGCCTGGAGGGCCTCCAGGCGGGGGTGGGGAAGAGGAGAGCGTCGGGGCCGAAGAAGGAGCGCCGGCGGACGGAGAGCATCAACACGGCGTTCGCCGAGCTGCGGGAGTGCATCCCCAACGTGCCCGCGGACACCAAGCTGTCCAAGATCAAGACGCTGCGCCTGGCGACCAGCTACATCGCCTACCTGATGGAGGTGCTGGCCAAAGACTCCGGGGAGACGGAGGCCTTCAAGGCCGAAATCAAGAAGTTCGACAACCGGGATATGAAGAGAAAACGGGAGCCG AGTGACGGGCCGCCGGAGGCGTCGGGAACCGAGAAGAAGGCGAAAGGCCGGACCGGGTGGCCGCAGCAGGTCTGGGCTCTGGAGCTCAACCagtga
- the LOC137900658 gene encoding histone deacetylase complex subunit SAP30L translates to MNGFSTEEDSHDGPPAPPFYGQSCCLIEDGERCGRSAGNASFSKRIQKSISQKKLKLDIDKSVRHLYICDFHKNFIQSVRNKRKRKTSDDGGESPDHDVEVPEVDLFQLQVNTLRRYKRHYKLQTRPGLNKAQLAETVSRHFRNIQVNEKETLTYFIYMVKSSKSRLDQKGDGGGKPLD, encoded by the exons ATGAACGGGTTCAGCACCGAGGAGGACAGCCACGACGGGCCGCCTGCCCCGCCGTTTTACGGGCAGAGCTGCTGCCTGATCGAGGACGGAGAGCGCTGCGGTCGCTCCGCCGGAAACGCCTCCTTCAGCAAGAGGATCCAGAAAAGCATCTCGcagaagaagctgaagctggACATCGATAAGAGC gttCGACACCTCTACATCTGCGACTTCCATAAGAACTTCATCCAGAGCGTCCGcaacaagaggaagaggaagaccaGCGACGACGGAGGAGAGTCTCCGGACCACGATGTGGAGGTGCCCGAG gtcgaccttttccagctgcaggtgaacacGTTGAGACGCTACAAGCGACACTACAAGCTGCAGACCCGACCCGGCCTCAACAAGGCCCAGCTGGCTGAG acggtGAGTCGGCACTTCAGGAACATCCAGGTGAACGAGAAGGAGACGCTGACCTACTTTATTTACATGGTGAAGAGCAGCAAGAGCCGCTTGGACCAGAAGGGCGACGGCGGCGGCAAACCGCTGGACTAA